Part of the Pseudarthrobacter sp. L1SW genome, TTCTGGAGGCGCTCGGTCATCGTCTTTTCGCGGCGGGCCTTGGAGTAGCCAACCAGCCAGCGCAGGGCGAGTGCGGTGGAACGGCCCGGCTTGACCTCAACCGGAACCTGGTAGGTGGCGCCGCCGACGCGGCGTGAGCGGACCTCGAGGGAAGGCTTGACGTTGTCCATGGCCTTCTTGAGGGCTGCTACGGGGTCGCCGCCGGACTTGGCGCGAGCACCTTCGAGGGCACCGTAGACGATGCGCTCTGCAGTGGACTTCTTGCCGTCA contains:
- the rpsG gene encoding 30S ribosomal protein S7, giving the protein MPRKGPAPKRPLVLDPVYGSPLVTQLINKVLVDGKKSTAERIVYGALEGARAKSGGDPVAALKKAMDNVKPSLEVRSRRVGGATYQVPVEVKPGRSTALALRWLVGYSKARREKTMTERLQNEILDASNGLGAAVKRREDTHKMAESNKAFAHYRW